A single genomic interval of Pleurocapsa minor HA4230-MV1 harbors:
- a CDS encoding DUF2949 domain-containing protein, which produces MKPAIYSNFIKFLKEELALSNDSIETVQRSVEEHPAPIPMILWQYGLVTLEELDRIYDWLHSRTKQDLS; this is translated from the coding sequence ATGAAACCAGCCATATACAGCAATTTTATCAAGTTTTTAAAAGAAGAGTTGGCGCTTTCTAATGATTCCATCGAAACTGTGCAAAGGTCTGTAGAAGAGCATCCTGCTCCTATTCCCATGATTCTGTGGCAATATGGTCTAGTAACTCTAGAAGAGTTAGATCGTATTTATGATTGGCTGCACAGCAGAACAAAACAAGATTTAAGCTAA